The nucleotide sequence ACGTTCGCGAACAAGCGCATCGCCATTTCAATCACTCGGAGGGACCATGCTCGAGTTGATCTGCACCCGTACCTGAGGGACCTGCCGCAAGGCGGTCGCCTTGCTCAACGAGCGCGGGGTGGAATACCGCTACCGCGAGTACACGAAGGAGCCGCTCACCGAGGGCGAGCTGCGCGGCGTCTTGGCGAGGCTCGGCCTCGCCCCGCGCGACGTGCTGCGTCGCCACGACCGCGCCTTCGAGGAGCTGGGCCTGACCGGCGACGGGGGGGACAATGCGCTCGTCGCCCACATGGCCGAGCATCCGACGCTGCTGCAGCGTCCGATCGGGGTGCTCGGCGAGCGCGCCGTCGTCGGCCGTCCGGCGGATCGGCTGCTCGGGCTGATCGACTCCTGAACGCGACAGATTCAT is from bacterium and encodes:
- a CDS encoding arsenate reductase (glutaredoxin), producing the protein MLNERGVEYRYREYTKEPLTEGELRGVLARLGLAPRDVLRRHDRAFEELGLTGDGGDNALVAHMAEHPTLLQRPIGVLGERAVVGRPADRLLGLIDS